Part of the Triticum aestivum cultivar Chinese Spring chromosome 4D, IWGSC CS RefSeq v2.1, whole genome shotgun sequence genome is shown below.
NNNNNNNNNNNNNNNNNNNNNNNNNNNNNNNNNNNNNNNNNNNNNNNNNNNNNNNNNNNNNNNNNNNNNNNNNNNNNNNNNNNNNNNNNNNNNNNNNNNNNNNNNNNNNNNNNNNNNNNNNNNNNNNNNNNNNNNNNNNNNNNNNNNNNNNNNNNNNNNNNNNNNNNNNNNNNNNNNNNNNNNNNNNNNNNNNNNNNNNNNNNNNNNNNNNNNNNNNNNNNNNNNNNNNNNNNNNNGCCGCCGCTGGGAGACGCcaccgggcaaagcccgcgcggcggccggcggcggcgggccacCTTCTCTCGCGCTGCGAGGGCACCGGCTGGTTCAGCGCGTTGGTCCTGGACGGCGAGCTCTGCCAGCGGTGtgcgggcgccggggcggcggccccgggacCTTCTTGCGGTCCGGCGGCTGCTGTGGCTGCACGGGcagcgcggcggccggagctggagGTGTCGCGTCTTGCATCCAGGCGGCGCTCGGGGCGGGATCCCGCGAGGTGCGGTCTTCGGCTGCGGGCGGCGTCCCCTCCGGATTTGCAGCGGTGCTCGTCGGCGTCCCTGTGCTCCGGAGGTTGGGTGCTGGTGGCGCGTGCATGGTCACTGGGCTTGGCTGGGCGCGGCTGGATCTGGCACCTGCGGGGACCTCTCGCGCGACTCTGCTCGTCGGCTCTGCGTGGTGCTGCTGCGATGGCGGGCGGCGGTGGTCTGGCGCTTCTGGTTCTGGTGTGAAGGAGGGGTGTGGCCAGGGGGTTGGCCGATGTGGCGGTGGCCTGGCGTGGATGCGGAATGGGCTCGTTCTGGATGGAAGTGCTGCGAGGGGTGGTGACGCGCCTGAGCTTGGTGGTCGACGATGGAGGTAGCTTGGCGCAGCGGGAAGGTGGAGCCGGTGGGCGTCAACCATGGGGATTGTGTGTTGCGCAGTGCTTCGGATCTGCTCGGATTCGGAGGTGTGGAGGAGCTCCGGGCGAAAGTCCAGCACTGACCTTGGGTCGGTGCCGGCAACAGCGGCGCCATGGCCGTGGTGTCGTTCCCTTTCTTGAAGGTGTTGCCATAGAGCTCCATTACACGACTCTCCGGGAGAAATCCCTAGCTTCGGATGGTCGAGGCGGGCGATGATGGCTGCTACGTCGTTTCCTTCTTTGAGGCATCGCCTTGGAGAGTCAGCATTTGCAGTTTGCATGGATCTCTTCATCGTCGGGGATAgtggatgtcggggcggcggcttCGAGTGGTTTCTGATTGTGCGTCGAGATGGCGATCTCGGGAACAATGTGAGTGACAACTCTATGAGGTGGGGCTCTATCTCGACATTGGTTGGGTGGCATCCTTGTCCCGCTTGGGCGGTAGGGGTGTCGGCTCGGTCGATGCGCCCCAGAGGGGGCGATCTAACTTtacgtcggggcggcggccccggatgtgGTGTGACGTTCGTGGTCTGCGAGCGGTTGCCCTGAGCAGCGTGGGCTGCAGGCAGCTGGGTTGTGCGGCGTTGCTGCTCGAGGGGAGCGGTGGCCGCCCCGGAAGGTGGTGCCGGTTGATTGCGCTGGGCGCGAGGGAGCGGTGGATGTCGGGGAGGCGGCCCCGAGAGAATCACTGTGGCGACCAGACTACTGAggcaacgatgatggtgggagCGATGTCGGCGACACGTCAATGGttgcggtagtcggctcttctccggcATGCCCACGGTTTTGCCTTGGTTTGCTTGTTGCTGTGGAGTCAAAGCTGTGGCGGCGGGGCCCTGTGGTGTACGATGACTGGCTGTTGGTGGTCCGTTCGGCGATCTTCCGTGGCGCCAGTCGTGCCTGGTATTGTTCTTCTGAGTTCTCCATCAGAGTCGGAGCTGTGTTGTCTGGCCGCAGGTCGACGTGTCGTCAATAAGGGTGGGTTTTGCGCTGTGTGTTTCAGTCTATGGGAGTGGGCTTGGCCCTTGTTGTTCCGGTTTTTGCCCGTTTTCCGTAATTAACTGgacaattctcttctgcttaattaatagatgaggcaattTTTGCCTTCGTTTCGAAAAAAAGGCGACGTGGCTCCCCTGCGATGTAAACCGAACCAGTTCTGAACCCGAGACGGTGTATTTTCATTGGATTCGAATCAAGATGCTTGAGCACTGCTGCCTAAGAGCAGCATATCCATGAAATATGTACGGGAATGATAAATCCCAGTCGAGTGTGAAGACGAACGGACTAGCACCAATGGTTGACATCTTTATACTAGTAGGTAAAGATCAACTTCCCAATGTAGCAAATACATTGAGAATTTTCGAGCTTAACCGAATTCAGCAATTTACAAACTTTATTACGTAATCCAAATCAACATGACAGTTGGTGACTCATACACACAAGATAACCGGTTCACAAGCTTATCCGTATGACTATTTGTCGTAGGACTATTGCACACAAGATAATGGCAGTTGCCACGCATCCGATCTTATCTGTCGTAGCTTCGCCGATGGTCCGACGGTGCTACATATACAGGGAGAAATGCGACGGGAACGCCACAGCACCACCAACCAGCCATGACGGGACGCGCTGCAGCTATCCTCGTGTTGATGCTCTCGCTCCCGGCGGCGGCCCATCTCGTCGCCGCCGACGGCGTTGACGCGGACACCATCCGCCTCCCCAGCGACGGCGGCGATGGTGATGCATCAAGATCCAACAAAATTTTAAATTACTGCTAGTAGTTCATTTAGCGTACGTACTGAGCACGTACGTCGTTGGTTCAGGTCTTGCAACGAACAAGGGAGGCGAGGAGCAGACGCCTCCTGACAAAGTAGTGGCGCCGACGGAGAGCGCTGGCGGCGCCCTCGAAGCAGAGAAGCCGTGGGCGTGCTGCAACAACACCGTGTGCAAGGAGTCGCTCCCGCCGGTGTGCCGCTGCCTGGACAAGGTGAAGGAGTGCGCCGCCGCGTGCGAACTGTGCGAGCCGTCCGGAATCAACCACGTCTGCAACGACTGGTACCGTGGCGACCCAGGGCCCATGTGCGCCTAGGAGGAGTGGCCGTGCACGTGCTGCGACCGGACCGTCGGCACCAGGACGTTCCCTCCGACGTGCCGCTGCCTGGACGAGGTTGAGGTGTCAACGACTTGGTGCAATACACGATGGATTACAAGGTTTAATAAAATGGAAAACGTTTAAAATCTACCGGATGATTTCTACAGGAAATAAGCCGTCTCGCCCGCGTGCCACGCGTCCTCGTGGCCCACCACGCCGCTGCCTTATCCCTAGCATAAAGCCGAACCGCTCGTTCCTTTCTTCTGCCAGCGAGATCACGCAACCACCATCTTCCACTTCGCTATTTGGCCCTCGCCGGAGCAGCCGGTGGGACGGCTTGCGGCACCAGGCAGCGATGCAACACTCCAGCGGTCGGCAATCTGTAGCACGACCGCATCGACCTGCAGCTCCCTGCGCTAGCCTCGCTGCCGCCCGTGTTTGTGAGCCCGGCGGTGCAGTGTCGGTGGTGCTGCGAAGGAGCGCCCAGTGTTTTTTCAGAGCTCGCCAATGCAGCGTCTCCGGTGGAACGGGAGCATCTCCGTCTCCTTGTTGCTGCCGTCGGCAACGCTGCCATCAAGCGTATGCTGCCGCGGGCGACGTTGCAATGAAGCGGGGGCGCTGTTGCCGGCGGCGCGACAAGGCGAGGACGGCAACGCTGCCATTAAGCGTGCCCTGCTGCCGGCGATGCTGCAATGAAGCGGGTCGCCGTTGCCGGCGGCGCGACAAGGCGACGACGGCGACGCTGCCATGAAGCGTGCCCTGCTGCTGGCGACGTTGCAATGAAGCTGGGCTCCGTTGCCGGCGACGCAACAAGGCGAGGATGGCAACGCTGCCATGAACCAGGCGCTGCTGCCGGCGACGCTGCAATGAAGCGGATGCTACCGTCCAGGCGCGACAAGTCAAGGACGACGGCGCTGCCATGAAGCGGCCCTTTGTTGCCGGCGATGTTGCCATGAAGCGCGTGCTGCTGCCGGCGATGTTGCCATGAAGCGGGTGCTGCTGCTGGCGATGCGACAAGTTGAGGACGGCGACGCTGCAATGAAGCTTGGCGCCGCTGTGGGTGTCGGCGTTGTGGCAAGCGGCGTCGCTGCAATGGCTTCCGGCGATGTTGTGTTGCAGAACGGCGACAGTTGGGCGACAGCGAGAAGCCGTGTTGGGTTGCTGCTCCCATAGGAGAACGAACCGGGGGTGCGGATTGACGTGATCAGAGGAGATCGATGCAGATAAGCGTTGACCCATCAAGCGGTGCGACGGATCGGACGGCTTGTGGCCCGACTGATTTCTTCACAAAATCAGTGCGTGCTTGTTTTTCTTCCCCGTGAATAAAAACTGTCCTTGAATTACACATACATGAAGGATTGCTTTGCAAATAAACTATATCTCCATCTTATAAGAGTATCTCCAACGTCGACCCTCAAACCGTCTATATACATTCAGATCGCGTGGTCCGAACAAGTTGTGTTATCCAACACAAACATGTATCGGTCCTTCGGAGACAAACCAGGGGGCTTTATGGCATCCGGACCAATGCCACGCTCGCTCCTGACCGCCGCTTCGCctggcagtggcggagctagacggGAATGGCGNNNNNNNNNNNNNNNNNNNNNNNNNNNNNNNNNNNNNNNNNNNNNNNNNNNNNNNNNNNNNNNNNNNNNNNNNNNNNNNNNNNNNNNNNNNNNNNNNNNNNNNNNNNNNNNNNNNNNNNNNNNNNNNNNNNNNNNNNNNNNNNNNNNNNNNNNNNNNNNNNNNNNNNNNNNNNNNNNNNNNNNNNNNNNNNNNNNNNNNNNNNNNNNNNNNNNNNNNNNNNNNNNNNNNNNNNNNNNNNNNNNNNNNNNNNNNNNNNNNNNNNNNNNNNNNNNNNNNNNNNNNNNNNNNNNNNNNNNNGATAAAACACCAATTTTCAGGGGCAGTATACCTATTTATTTCAATCTCAGCCCTCCCAAAATTTTTTTCCTTCACAAACTACCCAAGGCTGGGCGGTTGTGGCACCTGCAGCATTACACATAGCTCCGCCAGTGTCGCCTGGCCTGATCGCGGCTATTTAAGCCATGCGCCGGCGACGCACAGAGCCCACTCCCCTCCCCGAGCACCGTCATCCTTACCTTCCTACTCCCCGCCACCTCACCGAGCCCTTCCTCCTCCCCGAGCCCAGCGGCGATGCCGAAGTCCTGCTTGTTCGCGCCGGCAAGCAGCGCCGATGGAAGTTCCTCTTCAGGCGGATCGTCGCGCCACTGCCCTCGCTCTCCGGGACCATCTTCATCCATGGTGGTGGGCTCCTCCGGCAAGGAAGAGAGAGTCATCTCCTCCGGCGATGAGGAGGACTAGCAACAGCTGCCCCGTCTCCTCTCGGAGGCAGCTTTGACAGACCGTCAGATGGGCCCGGCGCcaccatagccgccgcgcgtcaaGGAGGAGCCACCGTCCTCGCCGCGTGTCCGCGTGAAGcgggagctgaaggaaatatgccctagaggcaataataaagttattatttatttccttatttcatgataaatgtttattattcatgttagaattgtattaaccggaaacttgatacatgtgtgaatacatagacaaacatagtgtcactagtatgcctctacttgactagctcgttgaatcaaagatggttaagtttcctagccatggacatgagttgtcatttgattaacgggatcacatcattaggagaatgatgtgattgacttgacccattccgttagcttagcactcgatcgtttagtatgttgctattgctttcttcatgacttatacatgttcctatgactatgagattatgcaactcccgtttaccagaggaacactttgtgtgctaccaaacgtcacaacgtaactgggtgattataaaggtgctctacaggtgtctctgaaggtacttgttgggttggcgtatttcgagattaggatttgttactccgattgtcggagaggtatctctgggcccacttggtaatgcacatcacttaaagtcttgcaagcattgcaactaatgagttagttgcgggatgatgtattacagaacgagtaaagagacttgccggtaacgagattgaaccaggtattgagataccgacgatcgaatctcggccaagtaacataccgatgacaaagggaacaatgtatgttgttatgcggtctgaccgataaagatcttcgtagaatatgtgggagccaatatgagcatccaggttccgctattggttattgaccggagacgtgtctcggtcatgtctacatagttctcgaacccgtagggtccgcacgcttaaagtttcgatgacggttatattatgagtttatatgttttgatgtaccgaaggttgttcggagtcccggatgtgatcacggacatgacgaggagtctcgagatggccgagacatgaagattgatatattggaagcctatatttggatatcggaagtgttccgggtgaaatcgggattttaccggagtaccggaggggttaccggaaccccccgagggcttaatgggccatagtgggcctttgtggagaagaggagaggcggccagggcagggccgcgcgccccccctagtccgaataggacaaggagaagggggcggcgcccccttcctctctccctcctctttccccctccactcctaatccaacaaggaaaagggggagtaggactcctcctggcgcgccccctcctggccggccgcacctccccccttgctcctttacatacgggggcagggggcaccctagagacacaacaattgatcgtttgatcttttagccgtgtgcggtgcccccctccaccatagtccacctcgataatactgtagcggtgcttaggcgaagccctgcatcgatagaacatcatcatcgtcaccacgccgtcgtgctgacgaaactctccctcaacactcggctggatcgcagttcgagggacgtcatcgggctgaacgtgtgctgaactcggaggtgccgtgcgttcggtacttgatcggtcggatcgtgaagacgtacgactacatcaaccgcgttgtgctaacgctttcgctttcggtctacgagggtacgtggacaacactctcccctctcgttgctatgcatcaccatgatctagcgtgtgcgtaggaattttttaaaattactacgttccctaacagtggcatccgagcctggttttatgcgtagatgtcatatgcacgagtagaacacaagtgagttatgggcgatataagtcatactgcttaccagcatgtcatactttggtttggcggtattgttggatgaagcggcccggaccgacattacgcgtacgcttacgcgagactggttctaccgacgtgctttgcacataggtggctggcgggtgtcagtttctccaactttagttgaaccgagtgtggctacgcccggtccttgcgaaggttaaaacatcaccaacttgacaaactattgttgtggttttgatgcgtaggtaagaacggttcttgctaagcccgtagcagccacgtaaaacttgcaacaacaaagtagaggacgtctaacttatttttgcagggcatgttgtgatgtgatatggtcaaagcatgatgctaaatttattgtatgagatgatcatgttttgtaaccgagttatcggcaactggcaggagccatatggttgtcgctttattgtatgcaatgaatcgccctgtaatgctttactttatcactaagcggtagcgatagtcgtagaagcataagattggcgagacgacaactatgctacgatggaaatcaaggtgtcgcgccggtgacgatggtgatcatgatggtgcttcggagatggagatcacaagcacaagatgatgatggccatatcatatcacttatattgattgcatgtgatgtttatcttttatgcatcttatcttgctttgattgacggtagcattataagatgatctctcactaaattcaagataaaagtgttctccctgagtatgcaccgttgccaaagttcgtcgtgcccagacaacacgtgatgatcgggtgtgataagctctacgtccatctacaacgggtgcaagccagttttgcacacgcagaatactcaggttaaacttgacgagcctagcatatgcagatatggcctcggaacactgagaccgaaaggtcgagcgtgaatcatatagtagatatgatcaacatagtgatgttcaccattgaaaactactccatttcacgtgatgatcggttatggtttagttgatttggatcacgtgatcacttagaggattagagagatgtctatctaagtgggagttcttaagtaatatgattaattgaactttaatttatcatgaacttagtcctggtagtattagcatatatatgttgtagatcaatagctcgcgtttagctcccctgttttattttgatatgttcctagagaaaaccgagTTGAAAGATGTTAGCAGCAATGATGCGGAtcggatccgtgatctgaggtttatcctcattgctgcacagaagaattatgtccttgatgcaccgctaggtgatagacctattgcaggagcagatgcagacattatgaacgtttggctagatcaatatgatgactacttgatagtttagtgcaccatgcttaacggcttagaatcgggacttcaaagacgttttgaacgtcatggaccatatgagatgttccaggagttgaagttaatatttcaagcaaatacccgagttgagagatatgaagtctccaacaagttctatagctaaaagatggaggagaatagctcaagcagtgagcatctgctcagattgtctgggtactacaatcgcttgaatcaagtgggagttaatctttcagataagatagtgattgacagaattctctagtcaccatcaccaagttagtagaacttcgtgatgaactatagtatgcaagggatgacgaaagtaattcccgagctcttcgcgatgctgaaatcgacgaaggtagaaatcaagaaagagcatcaagtgttgatggttaagaagaccactagtttcaagaaaagggcaaagggatagaaggggaacttcaagaagaacggcaagcaagttgctgctcaagtgaagaagcccaagtctggacctaagcctgagactaagtacttctactgcaaagggactggtcactggaagcggaactgccccaagtatttggtggataagaaggatggaaaagtgaacaaaggtatatttgatatacagattattgatgtgtattttactagtgttcgtagcaacccctcggtatttgatactggttcagttgctaagagtagtaactcgaaacgggaattgcataatgaacagaaactagttaagggcgaggtgacgatgtgtgttggaagtagttccaagattgatatgatcatcatcgcacactccctgtactttcgagattagtgttgaacctaaataagtgttatttggtgtttgcgttgagcatgaatatgatttgatcatgtttattgcaacacggttattcatttaagttagagaataattgttgttctgtttacatgaataaaaccttctatggtcatacacccaatgaaaatggtttgttggatctcgatcgtagtgatacacatattcataatattgaagccaaaagatgcaaagttaataatgatagtgcaacttatttgtggcactgccgtttaagtcatattggagtaaagcgcatgaagaaactccatgccgatgggattttggaatcacttgactatgaatcacttgatgcttgcgaaccatgccttatgggcaagatgactaagactccgttctccggaacaatggagcgagcaactgacttattggaaataatacgtactgatgtatgcgatccgatgagtgttgaggctcgcggtgggtatcattattttctgaccttcacagatgatttgagcagatatgagtatatctacttgatgaaacataagtctgaaacatttgaaaagttcatataatttcagagtgaagtagaaaatcatcgttacaagaaaataaagtttctacgatctgatcgtggaggaaaatatttgagttatgagtttggtcttcaattaaaacaatgtggaatagtttcaaaaactcatgccacctggaataccacagcataatggtgtgtccgaacgtcataaccgtactttattgaatatagtataatctatgatgtctcttaccgatttaccactatcgttttggggttatgcattagagacaactgcattcacgttaaaaagggcaccatctaaatccgttgagatgacaccttatgaactgtggtttggtaagaaaccaaagttgtcgtttcttaaagtttgggattgcgatgcttataagaaaaagtttcatcctgataagctcaaacccaaatcggagaaatgtgtcttcataggatacccaaaggagacagttgggtacaccttctatcatagatccgaaggcaagacattcgttgctaagaatggatccttcctagagaaggagtttctctcgaaagaagtgagtgggaggaaactagaacttgatgaggtaactgtacctgctcccttattggaaagtggttcatcacagaaatctgttcctgtgactactataccaattagtgaggaagctcatgatgatgatcatgtaacttcagatcaagttactaccgaacctcgtaggtaaaccagagtgagatccgcaccagagtggtacggtactcctgttctggaggtcatgttacttgaccatgacgaacctacgaactatgaggaagcgatgatgagcccagattccgcgaaatggcttgaggccatgaaatctgagatgagatccatgtatgagaacaaagtatggactttgattgacttgcccaatgatcggcgagccattgagattaaatggatcttcaagaggaagacggacactgatagtagtgttactatctacaaagctcgaattgtcgtaaaaggttttcgacaagttcaaggtgttgactacgatgagattttctcactcgtaacgatgcttaaatctgtccgaatcatgttagcaattgccgcattttatgaaatctggcaaatggataaacaaaactgcattccttaatggatttattaaagaagagttgtatatgatgcaaccagaaggttttgttaatcctaaaggtgctaacaaaatatgcaagctccagcgatccatctatggactggtgcaagcatctcggagttggaatatacgctttgataagttgatcaaagcatatagttttatacagacttgcggtgaagcctgtatttacaagaaagtgagtgggagtactacaacatttctgataagtatatgtgaatgacatattgttgatcggaaataatgtagaattattctgcaaagcataaaggattgtttgaaaggagtttttcaaagaaagacctcggtgaagctgcttacatattgagcatcaagatctatagagatagatcaagacgcttgctaagttttttcaatgagtacataccttgacaagattttgaagtagttcaaaatggaacagtcaaagaaagagttcttgcctgtgttacaaggtgtgaaattgagtaagactcaaaacccgaccatggcggaagatagaaagagaatgaaagtcattccctatgcctcagccataggttctataaagtatgccatgatgtgtaccagatctattgtataccctacactgattttggcaagggagtacaatagtgatctaggagtagatcactagacagcggtcaaaattatccttaatggaataaggatatgtttctcgattatggaggtgacaaaaaggttcgtcgtaaagggttacgtcgatgcaagttttgacactgatccagatgactctatgtctcaatccggatacatattgaaagtgggagcaattagctagagtagctccgtgcagagcattgttgacataggaatttgcaaaatacatacggatctgaatgtgacagatccatagactaaacttctctcacaagcaaaacatgatcacacctcagtactctttgggtgttaatcacatagcgatgtgaactagattattgactctagtaaaccctttgggtattggtcacatgacgatgtgaactatgggtgttaatcacatggtgatgtgaactattggtgttaaatcacatggctatgtgaactagattattgactctagtgcaagtgggagactgaaggaaatatgccctagaggcaataataaagttattatttatttccttatttcatgataaatgtttattattcatgctagaattgtattaaccggaaacttgatacatgtgtgaatacatagacaaacatagtgtcactagtatgcctctacttgactagctcgttgaatcaaagatggttaagtttcctagccatggacatgagttgtcatttgattaacgggatcacatcattaggagaatgatgtgattgacttgacccattccgttagcttagcactcgatcgtttagtatgttgctattgctttcttcatgacttatacatgttcctatgactatgagattatgcaactcccgtttaccagaggaacactttgtgtgctaccaaacgtcacaacgtaactgggtgattataaaggtgctctacaggtgtctccgaaggtacttgttgggttggcgtatttcgagattaggatttgttactccgattgtcggagaggtatctctgggcccacttggtaatgcacatcacttaaagtcttgcaagcattgcaactaatgagttagttgcgggatgatgtattacagaacgagtaaagagacttgccggtaacgagattgaactaggtattgagataccgacgatcgaatctc
Proteins encoded:
- the LOC123098685 gene encoding loricrin (The sequence of the model RefSeq protein was modified relative to this genomic sequence to represent the inferred CDS: added 33 bases not found in genome assembly), with the translated sequence PPPPTFLPSPRRRWETPPGKARAAAGGGGPPSLALRGHRLVQRVGPGRRALPAVCGRRGGGPGTFLRSGGCCGCTGSAAAGAGGVASCIQAALGAGSREVRSSAAGGVPSGFAAVLVGVPVLRRLGAGGACMVTGLGWARLDLAPAGTSRATLLVGSAWCCCDGGRRWSGASGSGVKEGCGQGVGRCGGGLAWMRNGLVLDGSAARGGDAPELGGRRWR
- the LOC123098684 gene encoding Bowman-Birk type trypsin inhibitor encodes the protein MTGRAAAILVLMLSLPAAAHLVAADGVDADTIRLPSDGGDGLATNKGGEEQTPPDKVVAPTESAGGALEAEKPWACCNNTVCKESLPPVCRCLDKVKECAAACELCEPSGINHVCNDWYRGDPGPMCA